A window of the Ostrea edulis chromosome 1, xbOstEdul1.1, whole genome shotgun sequence genome harbors these coding sequences:
- the LOC130050832 gene encoding uncharacterized protein LOC130050832, with protein sequence MEFIILVRGFIRIKRILYFRKQSTVVIEKREGENFKCEIVFDETDMTMVPEPTVKQHSSQQHFPLVFFDLESTGLTRDSHITQLSCVVKKNVPPIPFQKYLSQ encoded by the exons atggagtttatcattttggttcgtggatttatcagaataaagagaatcttatattttcg GAAGCAATCAACAGTTGTGATCGAGAAGAGAGAAGGAGAAAATTTCAAGTGTGAGATTGTATTTGATGAGACTGATATGACAATGGTACCAGAGCCAACTGTCAAACAGCACTCCAGCCAGCAACATTTTCCTCTTGTATTTTTTGACTTGGAATCAACAGGATTAA CTAGAGATTCTCATATTACACAGCTGTCGTGTGTGGTGAAGAAAAATGTTCCACCTATACCTTTCCAAAAATACCTATCACAGTAA